A single window of Nicotiana sylvestris chromosome 5, ASM39365v2, whole genome shotgun sequence DNA harbors:
- the LOC138868983 gene encoding uncharacterized protein, whose protein sequence is MNRLFIRAQDLQYYERLMLIEGQKFSDVIKLGERIEEGIKNGMVTNLDALQATNKALQSGGSSKKKDVNSMMAAQRNNSPMKYQTYSSAPLTYQPTLNYQAPSPTYQIPSPAPPPTYEPASHRYSQPAHIYQAYNSQPSHYPSPPTRQNFPRPRPNFDRKPPRQYTAIAEPIDQLYQKLKAAGYVTPIPAVTPENPSQWINPNKTCTYHSGMKGHTIDECRSLKDKIQNLIDNKIIIAKEPNPNVCNNPLPDHEGRGIHMIEIEDDWDPKGSIGLIAEGDEPKKPIVTLNPIVDQIQPSEGDVVNVSVPLEFEAPPSKVPKPIEVEFGVPRAPTPFEVSVLPPKAPILVSMTDVTPFKTNAIPWDYTAEARRKGNTYTGEAIAAKGMTRTGRVYTPEHLAESSKQASGRAVKTGPDDFWRKVQAKEYSVIEQLNKTPAQISILALLQSSEAHKNALIKVLSEAYVPSNITGGEIANMVGQVLESHKITFHEDELPP, encoded by the coding sequence atgaacaggttatTCATCCGTGCTCAGGATCTGCAGTACTACGAGAGACTGATGTTAATAGAGGGCCAAAAGTTCTCCGACGtcatcaagttgggagaaagaatcgaagaaggcatcaaaaatgGTATGGTCACTAACCTCGACGCGTTGCAagctaccaacaaggctttacagtctggtggctcaTCAAAGAAAAAGGATGTGAATTCTATGATGGCTGCGCAAAGGAACAACTCCCCTATGAAGTACCAAACCTATTCCTcagctccactcacatatcaacctaccctaaattaccaagcaccatcacccacCTACCAAATTCCATCACCTGCTCCACCACCTACGTATGAACCCGCTTCacacagatattcccaacccgcacatatATACCAAGCATATAACTCCCAACCTTCTCACTACCCATCACCTCCTACCCGTCAAAACTTCCCTCGACCTAGACCAAACTTTGACCGcaaacctcccagacaatataccgcCATAGCCGAGCCAATTGACCAATTATATCAAAAACTCAAGGCAGCTGGTTACGTTACCCCTATCCCAGccgtaactccagaaaatccttcccagtggatcAACCCAAACAAGACTTGCACATACCATTCCGGGATGAAGGGTCATACTATTGACGAGTGTCgctcgttgaaagacaagattcagaacctgattgacaacaagatcattatagcaaaggagcccaatcctaatgtctgcaacaaccctctgcctgaccatGAGGGTAGAGGCatccacatgatcgagatcgaagatgattgggaccccaaggggtcaATCGGGTTGATAGCTGAAGGAGACGAGCctaagaagccaatagttactctcaaTCCCATTGTTGACCAAATTCAGCCATCTGAGGGCGATGTGGTAAATGTGTCCGTACCActcgagtttgaagcaccaccttCAAAGGTGCCaaaaccaattgaggttgagttcggAGTTCCAAGGGCGCCTACGCCGTTTGAAGTTAGTGTGTTACCTCCGAAGGCACCAATTCTAGTCTCCATGACAGATGTAACCCCGTTCAAGACAAATgctataccttgggattacactgCTGAGGCTAGAAGGAAGGGAAATACATATACTGGGGAAGCGATTGCCGCAAAGGGCATGACCAGGACAGGCAGAGTATACACCCCGGAACACTTGGCTGAGTCCAGCAAGCAGGCCTCCGGGCGGGCTGTTAAAACTGGACCCGATGACTTTTGGAGGAAGGTACAGGCCAAAGAGTACTCGGTCATTGAGCAACTGAACAAAACGCCAGCACAGATTTCTATTCTGGCTCTTCTACAAAGCTCAGAGGCACATAAAAACGCCTTAATAAAAGtactgagtgaagcttatgttcccAGCAACATAACAGGAGGCGAAATAGCAAACATGGTGGGGCAGgtactggaaagccataagatcaccttccatGAAGATGAATTACCGCCATAA